In the genome of Anabaena cylindrica PCC 7122, the window CTAAAGTTTAGTCAGACATTTACGCCAAACAGAATCGAAGTAGGGGTAATTCATGAGTTACCCCTATGCAAGAATCAGCTTTTGAATTCAATCTTGCGTAATACCAATTCTGTGTAAAGTTGCGCCAAATAAATAACATAGGGACGTTCCATGGAACGTGACCGTTCAGGGGATGATCAACAAAATGCCCTATATTTAAGATCAAACTGAATCAATACGAAAACTAGCTTAAATTTGATTTTTTACAGGTTATTTTGAATGAGCAAAAGTCTTATCTAAATTCTTCTTCAACTTAGTATTTCTGTTTAGCACTGGTGAAACAAAGTTTCTAAGTAGATACGTGCAGCGCTGCGATCAGTATCTCCATTTTGAAGTAAAAATAATGATAATGCTGCTGTCAATACTCGGTTTTGATCCCAATCAGGATGAGTTTCTATGTAATTTTTTAGAGAGTCATGGAGTGTTTCAGGAATTTCTGTAAAGAGACCTACTGTTGCGTTCATTAAATATTTTCCTTGTATAAAGTCTATTAAGAGATTTTGCTTACAGTTAAACTTGTATCCAAATTTTCATCGTATCGATCATCTGTACTAATTATTTATAGTAAATTTACAAAGTTGATACGAACAGTGGAACAGACTAAAAATGCAAGCCGAATCATTGTGCGCTAAGAGGGGGTAGGTTTGTCAATGCTGCGAAATGTTAAAAAGTAGCAGGGGAAAAATTACTATTGACGAAATAATAAGGTTTTAAGCCTAGTTTTTGTTACACAACTTAATAAAATCTCAGTTACTGATTTTTTTTGTGTTGACAGGACAAAATCCCCAGTAAGTTAGCAAGAGTCCATCATTTCGTCAAACATCTGTGGAAAAGTGATCAAGACCTTGTGGAAAAGCTGTGGAATGAAGGAGGATAACAGCAGATAATGATAAGAATTACAAAAAGATTAAAAATATTATTCTTGAACAAGAGTAACTAATTTTTAATTCCCGTCGCAGCGATACCACGAATAAACTGCCTTTGTCCGAACAGAAACAACACCATGACTGGTACG includes:
- a CDS encoding DUF2811 domain-containing protein, coding for MNATVGLFTEIPETLHDSLKNYIETHPDWDQNRVLTAALSLFLLQNGDTDRSAARIYLETLFHQC